In the Sorghum bicolor cultivar BTx623 chromosome 4, Sorghum_bicolor_NCBIv3, whole genome shotgun sequence genome, TGCATATATGCAACAAATGGCGATGAAGCTGAATTAGCTGCTGCAGATGGCCGGAGGCCTGCATCCATCATCAGGCCGGCGGATGACATGCATGACATCACGGCAATGTGCTTTGCTGCTGCCTCTCGAGTTCTTCGTCGATGGCGAGGACGGTGCTGAGGTTCATTGGCGCGATGTATTCCACAGAGCCCGACATGAACTGCTGCACGATGAGGCGGTTGGCGCGCTCCGTGGGGTGGAAGGCGTCCCAGAACACGTAGCTGTCGCGGTCGGCGCAGAGGCTGGACACCATGGTGCACAGCCCCATGCCGTTGAACCTTCCCTGTCCGCAGCACGCCTCGGTGGCGGTCTCGAAGCCGTACGCCTTGGGGTCGTCGATGAAGTCGTCGTGGATCCGCTTCATGTTCACGCCGACGAACACCTCGCCGCCGTGGCGTGCGTTGAGGTCCTGCAGCAGGGACATGAGCCGCGGGTTGTACATCTCGGCGGCGCGCTGCAGCTCCGGGTCGCAGGTGCCGTCTAGGCTGTGCAGCGCCAGCTCGGccgggacgcacccgatggggCCGACGCCCTGCACCAGCACCCGCCGGGCGCCGAGATCGTACATGTGCTCCAGGACCTGGGCGTACTCTGACAGGATGTAGGAGACGTAGTCCGGCAGCGAGAACTCACGCGACCGCGCCGAGTAGGGCACCAGGTAGTAGTTGTTCACGAAGTCGTTGCCGCCCAGCGTGATGAGCACCAGCGCGCCGCGCACCAGCCGGGTCGCCGCGTCCGCGCCGATCAGCGCCGTCAGACGCTTCTGGTACTGCTCGAAGTAGCGCAGCTGCTTGGCGATGTGGATGATGTTGGCCTGAAATTGAtgaaatgcatgcatgcacggccattacttatattattattattattattatgttgcTATCATTGTGAAGCAGACATCATGCATGTAATGTAATGTAAGATTGTAATGTAACGTACGAATTGGATTCCGGTGTCGTTGAGGATGCCCACGCCGGCGGACGCGAAGTTGGCGCCGACGAGCATCTTCTCGCCGTCGAGCTCGGGGCTCAGGTACGGCAGCACGGGCTCCGCGCCGAGGTGCTCacctgcgtgcgtgcgtgcgtgcatgcATTCGTGCACCAAGCTAATTAGTAACTGGAAATCAGGAGTCAGGATCAGGGACTCGACTCCGACCGTCCGACGACGACTCAACTGATAATGTCCGGCACGTTCTTGCCGTTGCTGAACCGCCCCGTGGCGCGGTGGTCCGGCGTGTCGATGCCGTAGGGCGGCGAGTCGGCGCGCGCCGCCGTGATGAGGTAGTTGTTGTTGCCGTTGTCGACGAGGGAGTCGCCGAAGACGAAGAAGGCGCGGGCCGCGTCGGCGCCCCGCGCCGCCAGGAGCACGGCGAGCGCCCCCAGGCAGAGCACGAGGGACACGAGGCGGCAGGTCGGGGACGCCATAGCGGGCGGCGCGCGCTGTCAGTGTCAGTGTCTGTGTCTGGTGATCCTGATCGATGTCACTGAACACTGCACAGCGGCGCGCGCTTGGAGGTAGTAGCTTGGAAGGCTCGTCATGTTCGTGGCCCCTTTTATAGTGCCGTCGTCGCCCATGCCGCTGAGGGAATGGATGATGGATCAGACAAGAATGAGAGTAGTCACTCGcgtcccgtcccgtcccgtcccgtccGATCGGTGGTTGGTGACCGCCATTACTGCACTGCTCTTCTGTTCTCCACAATCTTGGGCCTTAATCAATCCTGCTCTGCTGCTAATTCCATTTTCCATTTCCATTTCTGTGCTGCagttttcttctcttctccaatTAAGACTCCCAATTGCCGAGTCCAGCTTCTTTCACATGTACACAGTGTCACAATCGGGTGTTTACTTTACTTCCACATTTGCATAAACAAACGCAATGTGTTCAGTTGAACATGGCATGAGTTTGGCATCGATCCAGTCCTGGCAGCACGGATCTACTCTAACGCAGGACAGAGTCTGTCTGACAGGTCTGAATCAATGCTAAAGAGCCGAATAAAACTCAACTCAACTGCAAGGAGCGGCGCATCAGTGAGCTTTCTGTAAACGCACGGCGTTGTCCCCATCCCAGGTTTGCATTGCTACTGGCTGCTGAGACACTCCAGACTGAAACGGGAATGTGCCAGTTCTGCTGCCACAAGGGTTTACATTACAGCGGCGATCGATCAGATTCAGAGCAGCTAGGCATTGGTGGTGTGGTATTCATGAGGGCAGTTGGATCTATCCATCTTATCGCCCGTGTAATGATGCCTGGGGTTAGTTGAGGATGAGCTGTATGTAGCGAGCTAGATGGAGTGAGCCTTGACAGTGAGCAGTACTGCAGTAGTAACATCGGTTTGGGTGAGTACTTTGCATCAACATCCCACGTGCGGCTGTTCAGTGTTTTCTTTTCTCATCAACTACTGCGTCACTGTGTCTGTGGAACTTTTGGGTTTGTTGGAGTGCTGGAATTTCACAGAGGCTGTACTTGAATCGGTTCAGTTTCTCAGGAGATATGTAGTAACAGGTGGAATTTTCCGCATTCCAAACAGGGCATAGAACAACACACAAATTCAGTTTGTAGTTTCAGACAGAGGCCAGCGACAAAACTGCATCTGTCCGCCAAAGTGTTAGGAGATGATGATGAGACATTAAGTCTTATTGGAAATTACTCCATCCATGTACTGCTTGTGCCACCTTTGTTCAAATGATTTACTTACTACTAAACAGATTTGCATTTGCATGCTCTGTTATTCTTGTGATAATAatggctctcctctcatctcataCAGTCATACATCAGCAACCAAGTCAGTAGTATTTTACTACCGGCACTAGTCAAATGTTAGTATTGCTAGGTTATTACTAGGAGCACTCCATTAAGTGGGTACCGTCCAATTTGAAGTTATTACTCGATCGTAAAAAGATCTAGTGGATCATCAGTACACAGATGAACTGTAAGAAGAGGCCTACCCGATCGAGTACCAGTACCAGCACTAGGCACCACCTAATCAACCAACACTGTTGCACTGCACTGCTCCTGATCATACAGGAGTAACTGCAACTACCAGGCGTTCTTATGGATCACCAAAACTCACTGACGAAATGAAATCTAGAAGAAACTGAATCCGGCCAAGCACGTAGGGACCCTTCTTCCCTTCCCAACCCTCAACCGCACTGCATTTACTTCTGGTATCATCAGCGTCCATGCCTCTTCATTCCTTGTAAATCTACACAATGTGTTCTTATCTGAACTCTGAATTTATTTACTACTGCATTTCCATATACTCTTGCCATATACAGTACTCTCTGTAACACTCCAGGTGCACATTTTGCATCAAGGATTCAAGATACTGTACAGTTTTTTTTTGTGCAGAAACAAACCAGACAGTCTGTGTTGAAGTGAAGTTTAGAGACAGTCTGTGTTTTTATTATTTACCGAGTGGGACCGCAGGTGGATTTGGAGTGGAGGAGACAAGGAAGTGCCCTACAATTACAAATGGCCTGGACGGaatgcatgcaatgcaatgcatgcCATAGCTTCACCTTCTTATGGAGGCCATTGAATTCTGGTGTTCCCTGCACTGGACAGGAAGATGAAAATGAAAACAAGAGAGTAAAGGCGAGCGGTAGAGATCTCTCCTCATCTAGTAGGAGCTGGAGTCGGTTCAAGTACACAGTTTCTACTACTCATCCTGTCGGTTGCTCGAATTGGCCAGAGACTCTGAGTCTTCCCGAAGCCAAGTACACGTACAACACAGCCGTTAAGATTGATTTCACCTGAACAGTGAACGGTACTGCTCAGGCTTGCTCTCTGATTGACAGAACGGAGATGAACTTGGAATGCATTTCTCCAAGCATCATAACAGCAAAGGTGTATGGGTAGAAAAAATGCAGCCTCTCAGCAGTACTGTTCACTGTGTTCAGTGAAATCAATCTTAACAGTACTGTGAgtgagagtgtgtgtgtgtgtgtgagagagactgACACCTGGATGGGCGCAAGCGCAATTGAGCTGCGCCAAGCTTTGGTTTGATGGGTGATCGTGATCCTCGTACGCGGACGACGCTGTCGCGATTGCCAAAGCATCAGAGGTTGATATCAGGTCACTGTCGCTGAATCTCACCTTCCCTTCCCTAATAAAGCACATATGCATATGCACTGGCCTGAGAGTGATGCTACT is a window encoding:
- the LOC8084709 gene encoding GDSL esterase/lipase At5g33370; translated protein: MASPTCRLVSLVLCLGALAVLLAARGADAARAFFVFGDSLVDNGNNNYLITAARADSPPYGIDTPDHRATGRFSNGKNVPDIISEHLGAEPVLPYLSPELDGEKMLVGANFASAGVGILNDTGIQFANIIHIAKQLRYFEQYQKRLTALIGADAATRLVRGALVLITLGGNDFVNNYYLVPYSARSREFSLPDYVSYILSEYAQVLEHMYDLGARRVLVQGVGPIGCVPAELALHSLDGTCDPELQRAAEMYNPRLMSLLQDLNARHGGEVFVGVNMKRIHDDFIDDPKAYGFETATEACCGQGRFNGMGLCTMVSSLCADRDSYVFWDAFHPTERANRLIVQQFMSGSVEYIAPMNLSTVLAIDEELERQQQSTLP